One Littorina saxatilis isolate snail1 linkage group LG12, US_GU_Lsax_2.0, whole genome shotgun sequence genomic region harbors:
- the LOC138981396 gene encoding uncharacterized protein, producing MADSDKKRGKGDAKGRIKAKSSSDKPLPKSSPLVLVSDKDKNVLLSVPISAPVSLNAGGQPSIPVTTVSVSARPVAVSSAGQADMVSSILRSLVPEIRTLVRDELHRATPALSAPLSSAVGGVHSLASFVCLSETPARDVGSLSSSTALAWSSDGKSNCSAGFREATGRSLLSNSSWSQARYLQTSCQSGYAAPSSSDRTASRAMTEQGRLPLAEVAFPGFPGNEGQSGTPTKVPAGVDCGLAFRPPGFRPQSSQQTFPLYAAPSAALPAPPGFPSLLHTAPTRMSVGERPGTSFELPGQSSRHLSSAMSTSGSVPAAMVTASSGSVFPVDQDMSQDDFRLTGSPVSGFPAHHTAAGSLDYDRDASLDYADTQSVVSEAARSGFPSQLRLALEDAAEVTSRYFAEGAVALPTSASAAPSAMADFRYEKEDASRFRFAESPSIAYQLSQVLARPSPAGRSQPGIAVPLLVPYGPAPELARAWLASDTQASSFVPTHHKKFALPKTGRSWLAPFALPRAPLPVTPELASLLAKPIKSDSGIVLPEHTLMASEEISRQLLELASISETLLRSLTRAMTETLDPFVLAVEQDADDISTLLSALARVNEEQMRLSAMQYAHTVMSRRDLFLGHSQFTDQSTCDTLRASPMTEGSLFGRLAFDARKTEIQMNRDSQFSDFSLQAFKQAKPSQAQPAPPKQPQASGSSRPAGQKKARSASRGSRKRSAPGKGRGGSGSKPHPQ from the coding sequence ATGGCTGATAGCGATAAGAAACGCGGTAAGGGTGATGCCAAGGGCCGGATTAAGGCAAAGTCTTCCTCAGATAAACCTCTGCCTAAAAGTTCTCCGCTCGTTTTGGTTTCTGACAAAGATAAAAACGTACTCTTGTCGGTTCCCATTTCTGCCCCCGTTAGCCTTAATGCTGGGGGGCAGCCTAGCATTCCCGTTAcaactgtgtctgtgtcagctCGCCCGGTCGCAGTTTCTAGCGCGGGGCAAGCTGACATGGTTTCGTCGATTTTGCGTTCGCTGGTTCCAGAAATTCGTACCCTGGTGCGTGACGAATTACACCGAGCCACGCCGGCTCTCAGCGCTCCGCTTTCATCGGCAGTGGGTGGCGTTCACTCCTTGGCATCTTTTGTGTGCCTGTCGGAGACGCCCGCCCGTGATGTTGGTTCACTCTCGTCTTCTACTGCTCTTGCTTGGAGCTCAGACGGTAAGTCGAACTGCTCCGCCGGCTTTCGCGAAGCCACCGGACGCTCTCTTTTGAGCAACAGTTCTTGGTCGCAGGCTCGCTACCTGCAAACTTCCTGCCAGTCAGGATATGCTGCTCCGTCTAGTTCCGATCGTACAGCGAGTAGGGCTATGACGGAGCAAGggcggcttccgcttgcggaagtcgcgtttccgggttttcccggaaacgaaggtcaatctggcacacccacgaaggtccctgctggTGTCGACTGTGGACTGGCCTTTCGGCCAccgggcttccggccccagtcctcgCAGCAGACGTTTCCGCTGTACGCGGCTCCGTCGGCAGCGCTTCCGGCTCCGCCCGGTTTTCCTAGTCTCTTGCACACTGCTCCTACACGGATGTCAGTGGGTGAGAGACCGGGTACGTCCTTTGAGCTTCCGGGACAGTCTTCACGGCACTTGTCTAGTGCGATGTCGACTTCCGGTTCAGTTCCGGCGGCAATGGTGACAGCGTCTTCCGGCTCTGTGTTTCCTGTTGATCAGGATATGAGCCAGGATGACTTCCGGCTTACCGGTTctccggtttccggttttccTGCACACCATACTGCTGCTGGTTCATTGGACTATGATCGGGACGCTTCGCTCGACTATGCAGACACGCAGTCTGTAGTCAGTGAAGCTGCtcgttctggatttccgtctCAGCTTCGACTGGCGCTTGAGGACGCGGCGGAAGTTACATCCAGATACTTTGCAGAGGGGGCAGTGGCTTTGCCTACGTCGGCTTCTGCCGCTCCCTCCGCGATGGCGGATTTTCGGTACGAGAAGGAGGATGCTTCCCGCTTTCGTTTCGCCGAATCCCCATCAATTGCCTACCAGCTTTCTCAGGTGCTGGCGCGGCCCTCTCCTGCGGGACGGTCGCAGCCGGGCATTGCTGTTCCTCTGCTGGTACCTTACGGACCGGCTCCGGAACTGGCTCGGGCTTGGCTGGCTTCGGATACCCAAGCGTCTTCTTTTGTGCCCACACATCACAAGAAGTTTGCTTTACCGAAGACAGGTCGCTCTTGGCTTGCTCCTTTTGCCCTTCCGCGTGCACCGCTTCCGGTCACGCCGGAGTTGGCTTCGTTGCTGGCAAAGCCTATCAAGAGTGATTCGGGGATTGTTCTTCCCGAACATACCCTCATGGCATCGGAGGAGATTAGTCGTCAGCTTTTAGAGTTGGCTTCGATCTCCGAGACGCTCCTGCGTTCCCTTACCAGGGCTATGACCGAGACGCTGGACCCCTTTGTCCTCGCGGTCGAGCAGGACGCTGATGACATCTCAACTCTTCTTTCGGCTCTGGCTAGAGTCAACGAAGAGCAAATGAGGTTGTCAGCGATGCAGTACGCACATACGGTCATGAGCAGGAGAGATCTTTTTCTGGGTCACTCTCAGTTCACGGACCAGTCCACTTGTGACACACTGCGGGCGTCTCCCATGACAGAGGGCTCTCTGTTTGGCCGTCTGGCGTTCGACGCCAGGAAGACTGAAATACAGATGAACAGGGATTCTCAGTTCTCTGATTTCTCTCTGCAGGCGTTCAAGCAGGCCAAGCCTTCACAGGCTCAGCCCGCTCCGCCTAAACAGCCTCAGGCCTCTGGTTCTTCCAGGCCTGCCGGACAGAAGAAGGCCAGATCGGCTTCTCGTGGCTCGAGAAAAAGATCGGCGCCTGGCAAGGGGCGAGGCGGCTCTGgtagcaagcctcacccccaatga